One window from the genome of Kluyveromyces marxianus DMKU3-1042 DNA, complete genome, chromosome 3 encodes:
- a CDS encoding transposon Ty1-NL1 Gag polyprotein, translating to MASNDIISTNVPSKVPTTDTEEYPVQHGSAAKTPIVPSDNQASPEESGSIDVEHKANADDEASGSHEGHHENFSKDSTKTGTPQDTLHKEPVDGSPVPNYAQQSWYYHTQPPPQFYSSPYANYGPGPYTPPWANMNMPIPGANTNPDKTGGHYQTTGPSGDSSQYNPAYYFPYQLEPKPGLQSQTTTECTFGQLHNPRKTFTLSKVNSPHYYDSWVREMCQAMLEQNLGHLIPTEDNKTPETPEPAEKRYIEEIHIACVPEEKYPKWLKSSYDEGEALIDCFKEGIRRIKAEEDPEAIVLALAGLTLDYRESIPNFAKRLRKIHQRTVNAKFPMAEKIVISRALKALPERYEKVDINFTKSNDQSFNNFINILLTTEPRMKSSNQYDNQRFYTNSERKQVDRRPNRKTVHHIGSKTVEGDLRPDTEVQEE from the coding sequence atggcatccaacgacattatttctactaacgtcccttctaaggtccctactaccgatactgaggaatatccagtccaacaTGGTAGCGCCGCTAAGACACCTATTGTCCCCTCAGACAATCAGGCAAGTCCAGAGGAATCAGGTAGCATCGATGTCGAGCATAAGGCCAATGCCGACGACGAAGCGTCCGGATCCCACGAAGGTCATCatgaaaatttttcaaaggattcaacaaaaaccgGAACTCCACAGGACACCCTACACAAAGAGCCTGTGGACGGTTCTCCCGTTCCAAATTACGCCCAACAAAGCTGGTACTACCATACACAGCCACCGCCACAGTTTTATTCATCTCCATACGCTAATTATGGGCCTGGTCCTTACACTCCTCCGTGGGCCAACATGAATATGCCCATCCCAGGAGCTAACACGAACCCAGATAAAACTGGAGGACATTATCAAACAACGGGTCCATCTGGGGACAGCTCCCAATACAACCCTGCTTACTACTTCCCGTACCAATTGGAACCAAAACCAGGGTTGCAAAGCCAAACAACGACCGAATGTACTTTCGGCCAATTGCACAATCCCAGAAAAACATTCACTCTGTCAAAGGTAAACTCACCTCACTATTACGACAGCTGGGTAAGAGAAATGTGCCAGGCAATGCTCGAGCAAAACTTGGGCCACCTCATTCCAACAGAGGATAACAAAACCCCAGAAACCCCAGAACCTGCAGAGAAGAGGTACATAGAAGAAATCCATATAGCATGTGTGcctgaagaaaaatacccAAAGTGGTTAAAGTCGAGTTACGACGAAGGTGAAGCACTAATTGACTGCTTCAAGGaaggaattagaagaataaaGGCGGAAGAAGACCCTGAGGCAATCGTGTTAGCCCTAGCTGGACTAACACTAGACTACAGAGAGTCTATTCCCAACTTCGCCAAGAGATTAAGGAAAATCCACCAGAGAACGGTAAACGCAAAATTCCCAATGGCAGAAAAGATCGTCATTTCCAGAGCACTAAAGGCTCTACCAGAACGATACGAGAAAGTTGAcatcaacttcaccaaatcaAACGATCAGAGTTTCAATAACTTCATAAACATCCTCCTAACAACTGAGCCAAGAATGAAAAGCTCAAATCAATACGATAATCAACGGTTTTACACCAATTCCGAAAGGAAGCAGGTCGACAGACGTCCAAATAGAAAAACCGTACATCACATTGGATCAAAAACCGTAGAGGGGGACCTTAGGCCTGACACAGAGGTCCAGGAAGAATAA